One genomic region from Balaenoptera acutorostrata chromosome 1, mBalAcu1.1, whole genome shotgun sequence encodes:
- the KLHL21 gene encoding kelch-like protein 21 isoform X2, with protein MERPAPLAVLPFSDPAHALSLLRGLSQLRAERKFLDVTLEAAGGRDFPAHRAVLAAASPYFRAMFAGQLRESRAERVRLHGVPPDMLQLLLDFSYTGRVAVSGDNAEPLLRAADLLQFPAVKEACGAFLQQQLDLTNCLDMQDFAEAFSCVGLASAAQRFILRHVGELGAEQLERLPLARLLRYLRDDGLCVPKEEAAYQLALRWVRADPPRRAAHWPQLLEAVRLPFVRRFYLLAHVEAEPLVARCPPCLRLLREARDFQAARYDRHDRGPCPRMRPRPSTGLAEILVLVGGCDQDCDELVTVDCYNPQTGQWRYLAEFPDHLGGGYSIVALGNDIYVTGGSDGSRLYDCVWRYNSSVNEWTEVAPMLKAREYHSSSVLDGLLYVVAADSTERYDHTTDSWEALQPMTYPMDNCSTTACRGRLYAIGSLAGKETMVMQCYNPDMDLWSLVDCGQLPPWSFAPKTVTLNGLMYFIRCM; from the exons ATGGAGCGGCCGGCGCCCCTAGCCGTGCTGCCTTTCTCGGACCCTGCGCACGCGCTGAGCCTGCTGCGCGGCCTGAGCCAGCTCCGCGCCGAGCGCAAGTTCCTGGACGTGACCCTGGAGGCAGCGGGAGGGCGCGACTTCCCGGCGCACCGCGCCGTGCTGGCGGCCGCCAGCCCCTACTTCCGCGCCATGTTCGCGGGGCAGCTGCGCGAGAGCCGCGCCGAGCGGGTGCGCCTGCACGGCGTGCCGCCCGACATGCTGCAGCTGCTGCTCGACTTCAGCTACACGGGCCGCGTGGCGGTGAGCGGCGACAACGCCGAGCCGCTGCTGCGCGCCGCCGACCTGCTGCAGTTCCCGGCCGTGAAGGAGGCGTGCGGCGCCTTCCTGCAGCAGCAGCTCGACCTGACCAACTGCCTGGACATGCAGGACTTCGCCGAGGCCTTCAGCTGCGTGGGGCTGGCGAGCGCGGCGCAGCGCTTCATCCTGCGCCACGTGGGCGAGCTGGGCGCCGAGCAGCTGGAGCGGCTGCCCCTGGCGCGGCTGCTGCGCTACCTGCGCGACGACGGGCTGTGCGTGCCCAAGGAGGAGGCCGCCTACCAGCTGGCGCTGCGCTGGGTGCGCGCCGACCCGCCGCGGCGCGCCGCGCACTGGCCGCAGCTGCTCGAGGCCGTGCGCCTGCCTTTCGTGCGCCGCTTCTACCTGCTGGCGCACGTCGAGGCCGAGCCGCTGGTGGCCCGCTGCCCGCCCTGCCTGCGGCTGCTGCGCGAGGCACGCGACTTCCAGGCGGCGCGCTACGACCGCCACGACCGCGGGCCCTGCCCCCGGATGCGCCCGCGCCCCTCCACCGGCCTCGCGGAGATCCTCGTGCTGGTGGGCGGCTGCGACCAGGACTGCGACGAGCTGGTCACCGTCGACTGCTACAATCCGCAGACGGGCCAGTGGCGCTACTTGGCCGAGTTCCCCGACCACCTGGGCGGGGGCTACAGCATCGTGGCGCTGGGCAACGACATCTACGTGACGG GCGGATCCGATGGCTCCCGGCTCTACGACTGCGTGTGGAGGTACAACTCAAGCGTGAACGAGTGGACGGAGGTGGCGCCCATGCTGAAGGCCCGGGAGTACCACAGCTCCTCCGTGCTGGACGGGCTGCTGTACGTGGTGGCCGCAGACAGCACGGAGCGCTACGACCACACCACCGACTCCTGGGAGGCCCTGCAGCCCATGACCTACCCCATGGACAATTGTTCCACCACGGCCTGCCGAGGCCGGCTCTACGCCATCGGCTCCCTGGCCGGCAAGGAGACCATGGTGATGCAGTGCTACAACCCAGACATGGACCTATGGTCGCTGGTGGACTGTGGCCAGCTCCCGCCCTGGTCCTTTGCCCCCAAGACAGTGACTCTGAATGGACTCATGTACTTCATCAG GTGCATGTAG
- the KLHL21 gene encoding kelch-like protein 21 isoform X1, producing MERPAPLAVLPFSDPAHALSLLRGLSQLRAERKFLDVTLEAAGGRDFPAHRAVLAAASPYFRAMFAGQLRESRAERVRLHGVPPDMLQLLLDFSYTGRVAVSGDNAEPLLRAADLLQFPAVKEACGAFLQQQLDLTNCLDMQDFAEAFSCVGLASAAQRFILRHVGELGAEQLERLPLARLLRYLRDDGLCVPKEEAAYQLALRWVRADPPRRAAHWPQLLEAVRLPFVRRFYLLAHVEAEPLVARCPPCLRLLREARDFQAARYDRHDRGPCPRMRPRPSTGLAEILVLVGGCDQDCDELVTVDCYNPQTGQWRYLAEFPDHLGGGYSIVALGNDIYVTGGSDGSRLYDCVWRYNSSVNEWTEVAPMLKAREYHSSSVLDGLLYVVAADSTERYDHTTDSWEALQPMTYPMDNCSTTACRGRLYAIGSLAGKETMVMQCYNPDMDLWSLVDCGQLPPWSFAPKTVTLNGLMYFIRDDSAEVDVYNPTKNEWDKIPSMNQVHVGGSLAVLGGKLYVSGGYDNTFELSDVVEAYDPETRAWSVVGRLPEPTFWHGSVSIFRQFMPQTPLGRGFELDSGSGDMGVGRPRPPQDPAELH from the exons ATGGAGCGGCCGGCGCCCCTAGCCGTGCTGCCTTTCTCGGACCCTGCGCACGCGCTGAGCCTGCTGCGCGGCCTGAGCCAGCTCCGCGCCGAGCGCAAGTTCCTGGACGTGACCCTGGAGGCAGCGGGAGGGCGCGACTTCCCGGCGCACCGCGCCGTGCTGGCGGCCGCCAGCCCCTACTTCCGCGCCATGTTCGCGGGGCAGCTGCGCGAGAGCCGCGCCGAGCGGGTGCGCCTGCACGGCGTGCCGCCCGACATGCTGCAGCTGCTGCTCGACTTCAGCTACACGGGCCGCGTGGCGGTGAGCGGCGACAACGCCGAGCCGCTGCTGCGCGCCGCCGACCTGCTGCAGTTCCCGGCCGTGAAGGAGGCGTGCGGCGCCTTCCTGCAGCAGCAGCTCGACCTGACCAACTGCCTGGACATGCAGGACTTCGCCGAGGCCTTCAGCTGCGTGGGGCTGGCGAGCGCGGCGCAGCGCTTCATCCTGCGCCACGTGGGCGAGCTGGGCGCCGAGCAGCTGGAGCGGCTGCCCCTGGCGCGGCTGCTGCGCTACCTGCGCGACGACGGGCTGTGCGTGCCCAAGGAGGAGGCCGCCTACCAGCTGGCGCTGCGCTGGGTGCGCGCCGACCCGCCGCGGCGCGCCGCGCACTGGCCGCAGCTGCTCGAGGCCGTGCGCCTGCCTTTCGTGCGCCGCTTCTACCTGCTGGCGCACGTCGAGGCCGAGCCGCTGGTGGCCCGCTGCCCGCCCTGCCTGCGGCTGCTGCGCGAGGCACGCGACTTCCAGGCGGCGCGCTACGACCGCCACGACCGCGGGCCCTGCCCCCGGATGCGCCCGCGCCCCTCCACCGGCCTCGCGGAGATCCTCGTGCTGGTGGGCGGCTGCGACCAGGACTGCGACGAGCTGGTCACCGTCGACTGCTACAATCCGCAGACGGGCCAGTGGCGCTACTTGGCCGAGTTCCCCGACCACCTGGGCGGGGGCTACAGCATCGTGGCGCTGGGCAACGACATCTACGTGACGG GCGGATCCGATGGCTCCCGGCTCTACGACTGCGTGTGGAGGTACAACTCAAGCGTGAACGAGTGGACGGAGGTGGCGCCCATGCTGAAGGCCCGGGAGTACCACAGCTCCTCCGTGCTGGACGGGCTGCTGTACGTGGTGGCCGCAGACAGCACGGAGCGCTACGACCACACCACCGACTCCTGGGAGGCCCTGCAGCCCATGACCTACCCCATGGACAATTGTTCCACCACGGCCTGCCGAGGCCGGCTCTACGCCATCGGCTCCCTGGCCGGCAAGGAGACCATGGTGATGCAGTGCTACAACCCAGACATGGACCTATGGTCGCTGGTGGACTGTGGCCAGCTCCCGCCCTGGTCCTTTGCCCCCAAGACAGTGACTCTGAATGGACTCATGTACTTCATCAG GGACGACTCTGCCGAGGTGGACGTATATAACCCCACCAAGAACGAATGGGATAAGATCCCATCAATGAATCAG GTGCATGTAGGGGGCAGCCTGGCCGTCCTTGGAGGGAAGCTCTACGTCTCTGGGGGCTACGACAATACCTTTGAACTCTCCGACGTGGTGGAGGCCTACGACCCAGAGACCCGGGCGTGGAGCGTGGTGGGACGGCTCCCAGAGCCCACCTTCTGGCACGGCAGCGTCAGCATCTTCCGCCAGTTCATGCCCCAGACGCCCTTGGGGCGTGGCTTTGAGCTGGACAGTGGCAGCGGTGACATGGGTGTGGGCCGGCCCCGGCCGCCGCAGGACCCCGCGGAGCTGCACTag